ATTAGATTTGTGATTAATGTTTCTTAGGTGGTTAAATAAAAACGAGTGAGGATTAAACCCACAATGGTAGAGAGATATTAATGGATAATTTTAAATACAAGGCTAAACTGCTACCTCCGTAATTAATTATGAGCCTTGATTTAAATACAATGAATCATTGATAGAATAGATTCCTCATTATCAACCTCCTTGTTTTTCTTCATTTGCGAAAGCCATTGATCaatttattcatattataattagttctattcttattttattttttatattgaatcaaccccaccctaccccacccccaccccaaataCTCATATCAGTTGTTTAGATTTGAGTCAGTTACTTATTGCTTATTTTCTCAATCGCTAGTCGCATTTTTCCTCGTGGGATCGACCATAACTCTatagttggataaatatattacTATTGACCGCCTACATCTTTTTGGGTgtatttgagcgttatcaatgtaGTGGCCGAAGCCCAATACTAGGTTATTGCCCATTTTGGTTGAAAGTTTGTGATTTCATAATCTTATCCCCTTAgtttttatccaaaaaatatagttaaattTTAAACTCGCCATTTTATTACGTTCTAACTTTCTTCTCTCATTGCGATTTAAGATTTTCCTAGCTTCagatttgttgttattttttgacAAATCAATGATTGAAGTGAATTTATGATATATGAGacttatattttgaatttgagcTTTTTGAAGTAGATTTGAGTGTTGGAAtttgaagaagattttttttaagTGGGAAAAAATTTCAAACACGAATTACTTAAGTTTTAGCCAATTTCACTTGCAAGCGCAAATATACgtgaaaaaaattttaaaaatgttaaatgagTTTGTTagatttgttgttattttgaaaaattaatgattGAGATTTGCTCTTTATTATACATGAAACTTATGTTTCATATTTGAACTTATTTGGAGTAGATTTGAGTGTTGAAATTCGAAACATCGACACAAACAATTTTTTTATGCGaatcaaatacaaattttcaACCTTGTTCACATATGTCTGAATTTTTTCCAAAGCCAACGaaacttattaaaaaaattacaaagcgAGAATAATGGTGACCCTAAAAGGAGATATTTATATATGCTCTTTGCGCTATATAAATCATTAGCGTCCATATTACTCAATTTAATGATAATATACAGAATAGAGTAATACTTGACAAAATGTTAAAATAGGCGACATTATTCCCTCATTAGGGGTGTCTTGCTAAAATTTCCCCCCTAATTTCCTTGATGTCTAGCTCACCGTGTCTTAATAGTGTTTGAAGAAGTCATTTCTATATGAGGTGCCTCTGCCTGCTCTCTAAACTTCTTGTATATATCTCCTTTGTAAAACTGTCTAGTTCTTGCAGCCAAAATCAATGAGGCCATAGCTCCAAAGAATGTGACACCAGCCAGGATAATGAATGCAAGTCGATAACATTGGCTACCCATACAAGTCAGTTCCTTGACAGATGCTCTACTCAGACCTCTTTTCTCGAGATCCCTCAGTGCCTCTCTATCATAAAGAGGTCCAGTAACTTGTACATTCAGGATGTATGATCCAAGAGGGTTAGCCAATTGCCCACAGTTGAATAATGTCGAATAGTACTTCAACCCGAAGAGCTCAGAAATGATTGTTAAATTTAATGGCAATTGAGCGCCAAATGAGAACCCGATGATTACAGATGCAATGTACACAGAACCGGAGAAGGGGAAGGCGATGAAAAGGAGGCCGATGCAGGAGAGCAGAAGGACTAATGTCATCATAAGTGTTCTAGGAAATTTGTACCTGACTAGTAGGCTTTCAGAGACAAATCCTGCAAAAATTCTCCCAAAAAAATTCCATATGCTGAGAAGTGACACAAACGATTTAACAGTAGTTTTTGGATATCCTAACGATCCACCTATCTGACCCATGTTATCAACTGCAGTTAGGCTTGATCCAAGTCCACATAATGCAGCCACAAACAGAATCAACATATCAGTACTAAGGACTGCTTGTAAAATGGTATAATCTTCTCCTCTTGCTGGTTTTTCGAAGATGTTTGAAAAACAAGAAGTCGTCTCAAAGTTTTCTTTTTGTGGCTGTAGGATTTGGTTCATCTCCTTCTCCACTGTAACTGGTGGATTTTCCGTGATTGTGTTTGCAGCTCCATCAACTGAAGATTTCATTTGACGCCAGATAGTCAACTCCTCTCTAATAAAAACTAGAATTGGGCAGAAAAGTAGAGCACAGGAGACAGTGGCAGATACAACGTAGGCAGCATGAGAAAACGATATTGCATTCTGAAGCAGTGTCATGACCATAACAAAGAATGCCAGCACAATTGCTATTAGCAAGCAATAGTAAAAAACAGTTTGCTGATTTGGTTGCCTAACGACTTTCATTTCTCGAATGGTATACACAAAAATCACTGATAATGCTGCTGGAAGCCAGGCAATAAGGAGGATAAGTGATTGAGCATCATTTCCGTAGATAGCCAAATATAGTTGCATCATTATAGCTCCACTTAGCCCTGTAAATCCTTTTAAAAGACCTATCATGTTACCTCTACTCTCTGGGAAATTCCTAACAGAGGTCACAAGAGCTCCTGTATTTGCAAAATTCTGAGAATTGGCTCCAAGACATATGTATATGCACATTTGCCAAACTTTTGGCTTGGAAATCTTGCCAACAACCGAAAGCCATATCATAAAATAGCCTGTAAAGTTCATAGCCGCACCAACTAGCAGCACGAACCATGTTGGACTTACCTCGGCTATTAGGCCGGAGATAACTCCAATGTTGGCTCCAAAATCCTTGAAGAAACCCAACAGAACAAGTGTGGTCTGATCATATCCAAGAGCGGTTTTTATTTCTTCGGAATATGACCCGAAAAGGTAAGTAGCACCTGCTCCAGACATGATGAGGAAAGAGGCAAAAAGTGAGAACCATCGACCTCGAACCACATGTAACGTAAATTGGAGGAGGCCGCCACTTTCCGTGGTGGTGCTACCAACTGTTTGCACCTCAACCATATCGTATCTGCCTCGTAAATACGATTAATAACAATTATTCACCAAAATAGTGACTTAATGCTCCTCTGGTTTGCCTGGTATGAGCTTCTTGGATTAATTGGATTTCAGCTCCTTTCTTTCTGGAAAGttgattaaatatatcattcttcaacttatgttttttttttttctggaaaACATAAAATTTCAGTAGGTGCAATTAAAGGTATATCGACTACAAAAGGTCAAAAGAATAAACAATAGATAATCAACCATCATAGTACTGCCGCAGGAGGAGCGGCAAACGGGTGGGTAGAGGCGGATTGAGAATTTCAAATTTGTGAATTTCCAAGACTCCTTTTCTATCACTAAGTTATTCCTTGATTTAGTTATGGATTTTTATAACTTTtgacaatttttatatataattttaagccTTACGATAGCAGATGTGAGTTCCCGAGAACCCACACCTTCTACTCTAAATCTGCCAATGCGGATGGGTCGGGACAAAATCCATAAATAGACGAATCTGTAACAGGGAAGTGCTTATAGATAATCTAGAGATGATTATTCTGACAAACCGCACATGTTACAAACATATTGTCTTTAATGTTAGTTGTTAGATTCCAAAATAATGAGTATCATGCGGAAGCTAAGCATGAAtaagaagataaataagaaatatattaaaagagaaataaaaaattaacatgGTTCAATCATCTATCTATATTTACAAAAGAAGATAaataatacattatataaaagaaaaatagagtataAATGTCAAGAGAGCTAAACACACACAATTCactcaaaataaaagagattCACACAAGTACTACTGCAACACTTGTATCTCACAAAGTCTCCCTCAAACGAAACTCTCAAACCCCTAAAATTATATTGTGAATGCTACAAAATTAGAAGAAATGAATTGCTATTTATTAGAGTCTATAACTTTTTTCAACAAGAATAAAGAttaactaaatataaaaaatatatttttccttttctaaaATGAAACTCAATTATAATatctaaagaaaaatataagaaagtcAGAACAGCATTAGTTGGGAATGGATTAAAAGAAATTGACTAGTCTAATCATCCAAATTTGGTTTCTAGTTAGCTAAAAATTAATTCTGTTTTGGATACACTACATGAGAGGAGTTGCAGTTgtttgtcatattattttttggtaccttttcaaaaaaatatttctcttttatgacaattttttatttttaactctttatgataagttaaagatcacaaattaaagtatattttgttatattttacaTATCGttagtttaaaattataaatttaaaaatctatattttgttttcttaaaattccataataaatcaatatcagagaaacaaaataaaatgaaggaaataCCTGTAAGCTAGCATTTgctaagtgtatatatatatatatatatatatatattagatactGTAGCAAGGGCCAGCACGGGCTCAACACATGTTATTTacgttatctcaatttatgtagcacaAATAGCATTTAgagtgtcaatcaaatttttaaataatttaagttgctaatcattgtgatttatagtatcttttatgtaatttagtaatttatgttactCACTTTGTCctaattttagaatttagtgagtcagccaaattttttttactaatatatttttttaaatattctaaGTTGTTAATCTAtgtgattttagtatcttttaatgtaatttcaaataatttatattacttGTTTTATCACAACTTATGTGAtactattagaatttcaaaagtctatcatattttttactatatgtttttaaaatattataagatgttaatagttatgacttataattatttttttgcataatttttaaatatataatattttaccaaaataaagtaaataaattaaaataaacaaagtactaaatttttaaaacatgttaaattcaaaaacatcatatggatcaacaaattactaaattaaaataataaaacatgcaaattataaaatgtcaaaactatCGCGAATTtacgtgacacaaatataatttagataatcaatcagattcttaatatgtttttaaatattttaaattgttagctattgtaatttataattttttttatgtaattttcaaatattatatgttactctccttattcaaatttttgtggcattgatattctattatattctaaaaataatttaagtttttaattattatgatttataatactttttcttctattccaatttaagtagcactgaaataaattcgagagtcaaccaaattttataATTGAAGTAGCGAAGTGGATATGTCCTGAACGACTTATatacctaattagaagtgatatagcaaaactactatgaaaaaatatttgtgaaaaaaatttaaatgagtctcatacatgatgtcatgttaatttaaaacatcaagaattaatttatcattttatatcaattttatttttattaaatattgttaaatttttaatacccggatgacttataataattaattaggggtgatatagtaaaattacaattgaagcagctgaagtagacatgtcataaatatttattttaccttttttttattaaatattattaatttttttatatctaaatgtcttataataattagttaggggcaatatagtaaaatcatggagcaaacatacttgtgaattttttaaataagtctcatataagatgtcctgttaatttaaaacatcaagaattgatttatcatttatatctattttattatttattaaatattattaatttttaatacctagatgacttatactccctccgtttaaaaaagaatgacctactttgatttgacacaaagtttaagaaagtaaagaagatttttgagtcttgtggccttaaattaaagttgtgttaaatgtaccaaaatgctctttaatcttgtggtcctaaacatgtcatgtaaaaagttgaaattaaagtgttgccaaaaagggaaagggatcattcttttttaaacagactaaaaaggaaagtaggtcattcttttttaaacggaggaagtaataattaatttgagggTATACATATAAGGGAGGATATCCTTTTTGGTAGTTCACACAAACTTTTTAATGCAATAAAATAACTACACATGTTTACTTATTTTCCATACATGTTATTATATTTgtcctcatttattattttaagatatttatttgggactttgtaatttatttttagtattctttttttaataaatcttttcttgtttcttattagattacttattattttttacttatttcttatattaaaaattaattaattttctttcttatttattttaataaatcatgaaaaatttataactttttttcacattattattattattattattattattattattattattatcaagtaATTAAGTAAagtatgaatagctaaatttaaatttttaaaacataagtaataaggataatttcatatattttatccttaatatattaaattcttaagttatttgtcaagtcaaagaattaagtaaaaagaaattgagagaatacctttttctctccttttttttcattttgcttgatccttgtactaaaaataaattttttatttttcttattatctttgcaaataaagaaagatttaatattttatttcaatattactTTTATCACTAAATAACTATTGAACATAATAGTTGCCAATCATATACTTTCAGATCATAATTATTGCGATAAATAAATAAACTCCTATTAAATAAATTCTTATTAATAGGCGTATCAAATcaacaaatgtaaaataaaatgaaacagatagagtgcatattttattttcttacatttttataaaatttgtgcAGCTTTGCAACTACGGTCTCATTTGCAgagcatttattattttttaataatacttaTTCTCTTTTTGAGTGTGTTTGGTATAAACatggttttttcaattaaaaatattactttgaaaatattttttttaaaaatattattgtgtttcttacttattttcttatatttggtaTGTAAGTAAAATActacttaaaaaattattttttatataatttatataagtaCTATGAGGGATGTTGTATGGAGTGACAAGGATAGGAGCTATGGTGGGGTGAAGACAAAGTGTATTGAAGAACGAAGAGCTCAATGAAtgtgaaatatataatataatttttctactttCACTCGTTCATTTTTATAAGTTTAAAAAGacttattttttagagaaaatgttttttccaacaatatatcaaatatgattttttttaaaaaaacacgtTGAACACAccacttaattattttaaattaatttttttgtctatTCATATTTGCTAATTATCCTTCATActtcatttttcataaataaagtcCTTTAAAAGTTATCCAAAAAATTTTAGcaaaaaaaaagttacaaataTAACGAAAAAACTTTAATAATCATAGTAGTTGACAAGACATAATCAATATatcactaaattaatttaattctataataaaaaaatgtgatttaagttatatttttttctaaaattaaattttatattctttatcatGAGTTTATGTCCGAGCTTAGCACAAACCTTATGCAACTAGTATATATAgggtgaatctaaaaaatagagCCAAATTGAGGTGACTGTTAAATTTTAGGCCCAAATAAAAAGACTTCTTTAAAATAGTCTTTacatattaactaatattttttggatgaaattgctcctaatcaatggagtaaattacataaatgatcctcaacaactctatatttatatctttcaacttttatttttttttctttttaagtttactttgatttttattttttatttgttcttttatttttaatttttctcaacccttactttcttccttttttcatctcaacttcttttctttataatattttgattttttattttttctttcctcttttttttttttttttagtttttctcaacccttatttttttctttatacatCTCAACATCTActtttattagaattttttttatttttctttgatttttatttttatttttttctttttaaatttgtctcgacctttatttttatttaatatttttttaaaatttttatcaacctttatttttttctattctctctcaacttctacattttctttgatttttatttttttaatatttttcttcattttcttcttttttcgtaatttttattattttggttcttttctttgatttcttccattcaagttacatctcacgagtaagagttgacactatcacattataaaggcaagacttatgactttcaaataacaagttatgtttcatgggtaagagttgacactaccacattatattttgatttatgagatgttttataactcttaccttagaggcaagacttagctttcaaactataaattatgccccacaagcaagagttaactctaccacattatgttttcatttatgagatgttctccaactattgccttagaggcaatacttagctcaaggactttcaaacaacaaattatgccacacgggcaagagttgactctaccacgttatgttttcatttatgagatgttctacaactattgccttagaggcaagacttagctcaagaactttcaaacaacaaattatgtcccacggaaAAGAGTTAAGTCTAcaacattatatttttatatatgagatgttctataactattgcctcagagacaaaacttagctcaaggacttttaaataatataatgCCCCACCAGAAAGAGCTGACTTTACcgcattatgttttcatttatgagatgttctacaactattgccttagaggcaagacttagctcaaggtctTTCAAGCAACAAATTATGCCACAcaagcaagagttgactctactatattatgtttttatttatgagatgttctacaactattgtcttagaggcaagatttggctcaaggactttcaaactacaaattatgccccacgggcaagagttgactttattatgttatgttttcatttatgagatgttctacaactattgccttagaggcaagacttgactcaaggactttcaaactacaaattatgtcccacgggcaagaattgactctatcacattatgttttcatttatgagatgctctacaacttttgccttagaggaaaaacatagctcaaggattttcaaactacaaattatgccccacgggcaagaattAACTTTATcacgttatattttcatatatgagatgttctataactattgctTTAGAGGTCAGACATggatcaaggactttcaaactataaattatgccccgcgggtaagagttgactttaccacgttatatttttatttatgagatgttctacaactattgccttagaggtaagacttagctcaagaactttaaaacaacaaattatgtcccacgggcaagagttgactctaccccatttatttttcatgcccttaaattttctttgatgtcaaaaaaaaaaaagattcctttacggattatccaattttttatttattagtaaaataaaatagaagttgagaaaaaagaaaaaaatgatcaatcaaaatagagaaattaaaaaaaaaaaagattgagaaaaagaaaagcaagaaaaaattaaagattaagaaaaaagcgaagaatttaaaaaattgagaaaaataaaatgagaggaaaaaataaaaataaagtttgagaaaaataaagggggaaaaagagaaatgataaaaataaaaaataaaagaaaaataaaggttgagacaaatgaattaaaaaaaagaaaaaaaatgaagaaatatataatgtttaagaaaaaaggaaaaagagaaaaaagtaaaggttgagacaaatgaattaaaacatgaaaataaaattaaaaaaaaaaaacaaaaaatgtgaaaataataaaaataaaaatagaatttgagagacaaatgaatATGAAAAGTTAAACAATATTTGAGGTGTACAGGACAAAATTGTACTTGCACtatactaaaaaaaagaaaaaaatagataaaacttgagaaaaaagaaaaaagagaaaaaataaaggttgagacaaataaattaaaatatgaaaatataattaaagaaaaaactaaaaaaagtaaaaataataaaaaaatagaacatgagagataaatgagtatgaaaagttaaaaaatatttgaggtgcaGAGGGGGTATTTgagaaaaatcagaaaaaaagagaaataataaaaacaaaaaaaaaagttaaagataaatgaattaaaaaaaattgaagaaatagataatgtttgagaaaaaaaaagacagaaaaaaataaaggttgaaacaaatgaattagaaacatgaaaataaaattaaagaaaaaaaatcaaaaaaagtaaaaataataaaaattggaatttaaaaaacaaatgagtatgaaaagtttaaaaaaatatttgagatgtAGAAGACAAAATTTTACTTGAACAATACGTAAAAAGGAAGGAAGactgattttcaaaattttttttttttataaatctaaagcCACTCACATTTGGGATACGATATGTAATtttctgatatatatatatatatgttgaaagaCCTATCTGACGACAACATCCACAATTTTCCGTAGGTTCTCTCCAATCAGATTAATGTGCATATATATCCAACCTAATATATACTAAAGCCTTTTCTAGGTAGAAAAACAATTATTTCCCAAAAGCCATTTTAAACCATCTCCAACCACACTCTCTATTCATATTTGGtgggaaaaaaaaagagatggtTATCTCTAACCATAAACTATATTATCCTCTATACTTCATATATGAATGGATGAAATGTGTATCTTCAAATTTGGAAATGTAATATTCATCcaatctattttaatttaatgtattataaatttataatacctTTAATTAAATTTCTAATATTCGTAATTATTTTTTCATGCAATATATTTATtacattaattttaaatttatattaatttataattttattaaattaatttccgtctataatatttttatttaagatATAAGTTAGTTAAATTAATGATTTCAATATAATTTTAAGATATTATAAATgatgtaatatttatttaattatattcatcAATGATTTCACTTTTATTTGAATTGTCCATTAATAcgaataatatataatattttcttgcaatttatgttatttaaaaattttgagtaAAACTAATTTTGTATTacacaaaaattttgaaaagaatatgaattttatggggtgattattaattaaaaaaagaaagattattttatgaaataagattacataaataatatgatgatgatgatgataatacaATATCGGAGAGAAAAATTCTTCTTTGGAGGTAAAAACAGAAATGTATCTCAATATTTAATTCTAACATATTATCTCAATATTTAATTCTAACATATTAGAAGTTTCACCCATGCAACACGCCAAATTATGAATGCCATTTAGAAGGTCTTGCAAGAGTCAAGTTGGAAGGTGTCATCTTTGCTCATGATGAAATATGAGCACATTGCAAGATAAAAAAAGTTGACGTGTTATTAAAGTTCTAGGGCACGCAATTCCTCTTATTTTACAATGATCCCAACTGCAAAAAGCTATTTAAACGATTATGCAGACAAATGATTTTcatgaaagaaagaaattagACGGCATATGCTCATACCTACCATTTGTTGATAAAATTATGGTGAAGATGATGCAATTGACCGGAAATGACCGTTTTCAGGAATGGAAATCATCATGTCATTGAATGAAACAATGTTTGATTCACAATTAGGATTGATCTTTAGCTGCACCATAGAGATATATGCAGCCAAGCACGTACAATGAAAGCTTGATCTTGGAAGTTTGAAGAAGGAGAGAATACATTTTATTTGATGAATTATCCAAATTCTAATCTTTTATATGGCCAAAATATTGATAGGAAAGTATGAACCGCGAGTTGAACGTATGGATTGACCCTACCGTTCGTTATACACTCTTTTGGATGTCCATATTGACCGTACCCCTCCGCCTCATATTTCTTTTCCGTTT
The Capsicum annuum cultivar UCD-10X-F1 chromosome 6, UCD10Xv1.1, whole genome shotgun sequence DNA segment above includes these coding regions:
- the LOC107873226 gene encoding protein NUCLEAR FUSION DEFECTIVE 4 — its product is MVEVQTVGSTTTESGGLLQFTLHVVRGRWFSLFASFLIMSGAGATYLFGSYSEEIKTALGYDQTTLVLLGFFKDFGANIGVISGLIAEVSPTWFVLLVGAAMNFTGYFMIWLSVVGKISKPKVWQMCIYICLGANSQNFANTGALVTSVRNFPESRGNMIGLLKGFTGLSGAIMMQLYLAIYGNDAQSLILLIAWLPAALSVIFVYTIREMKVVRQPNQQTVFYYCLLIAIVLAFFVMVMTLLQNAISFSHAAYVVSATVSCALLFCPILVFIREELTIWRQMKSSVDGAANTITENPPVTVEKEMNQILQPQKENFETTSCFSNIFEKPARGEDYTILQAVLSTDMLILFVAALCGLGSSLTAVDNMGQIGGSLGYPKTTVKSFVSLLSIWNFFGRIFAGFVSESLLVRYKFPRTLMMTLVLLLSCIGLLFIAFPFSGSVYIASVIIGFSFGAQLPLNLTIISELFGLKYYSTLFNCGQLANPLGSYILNVQVTGPLYDREALRDLEKRGLSRASVKELTCMGSQCYRLAFIILAGVTFFGAMASLILAARTRQFYKGDIYKKFREQAEAPHIEMTSSNTIKTR